The Patescibacteria group bacterium genome includes the window AAAGTGAACTGGTAGATGTGTGGCACTTTCTAATTCTTTTTTAAACGGAGTAATGTGCTCCATAAGCGGGTTTGGTTTCTGCGCGTAGTTCAGTGACTCCCCCATGACGATCTCGGCCACCCCTTCCGTGCTGCACAGCGCTTCTACTTTTGAAAGAAGATGCTTATCGTTCGACAAGACGGTTCTCGGAAATGCCATACTGCCTCCGTCGTCAGAAAGAGCGATCCCCACTCGCTTGGTGCCATAATCAATGCCCATAAATTTTTTGTTGAGGGACATGTCTAGAGCATATCATACTATCCGCCGTTTTTAGTCTTAGGCAACTTCCCTATGACTTGAGATACTCTTTGATCTTTTGGGCGATAATACGCAAGTTCTCTTCAAATACTTCGGCATTTGCTTCAAGCAAGGTGATCCGAAATCCATAGAGATCGGAATTGAAGCCGGAAAGCGGCACCACGCAGATCCCCGCGCCGGCCATCAGGTAGTACGCGAACTGCTTGTCCAAAGAAACGGCGGGAATGACGCGCTCTGTATACTCTTTGGCGTCTTGGTTTGCTATATGGAGCGATTGCTTTTTGTTGAGTACTCCGTCTTCAAACACCACGGACATATAAAACGCGCCTTCAGGTCGGAGCGCGATGACACCTTCCACCTCTTTGAATATCCGATAGGCCATGTCCGCTTTTTTACGATATTGGAGCGCTCTTTCCTTTAAGTACGGCTGATAGCGCGGGTCGGAGAGGATTTTGGGCAACGCTTTTTGCGGCAGGGTTGTTGAACACACTTCAAGCGTTTTCGCGTCCACCAGGCTTTTAATGTATCGCGCAAAAATGGGGTCAGCTTTTTTGTTGTACACCTCTATCCAACCGCACCGCGCGCCCGGCCATGGCACCTCTTTTGAAAGTCCGCGCATGACGATTGCCGGAACGTCGTTGCCGATAAGCTCGTAGAGCGGCACCATGCGATCCGTACCATAATAAATATTTGCGTAAATTTCGTCAGAAATAAGAAAGAGATCAAATTCGCGCGCAATATTCACGATCTCTTCCAGTATTCGTTTGGGGTACACCATTCCCGTCGGATTGTCGGGGTTGATGATGAGGATGCCTGCAACGGACGGGTTGTACTTAACCTTATTCCTGATGTCTTCCATGTCAGGAAGCCAGTTGCGGTACGGGTTCAGCCGATAGGTGATGTGGCGGGAACCCGCGTGAGCGCCTTCAGCCGAAGAGTGTGTCGGGTACGCCGGATTGGGCCCAATGACTCTTGATCCTCTGTTGAGATAGGTATAGATGATGGAAATGGCATCACCGAGACCGTTGAAAAAAAGTATATCCTCGGGGTCAAGCATAACCCCTGATTGCCTTTTTCTCAAATCCGATATGAATTGCCGCGCTTCTAAAAGCCCTTTCGTTGGAGAATATCCGTAGCTTGAGTCGTCGTTCGTAATGATGTCGCTTACGATATTTTTGATCCATTCCGGTATCGTGACGCCTTTGGCAACCGGGTCGCCGATGTTTTCCCAGCGCATCGGTATTCCTTTTTTCTCAAGCTCCCTCCCGGCTTCCACGATCTCGCGGATCTCGTAGGTAAGCTCGCCGGCGCCGATGTGCACAATGTTGTTTCGCATTGACTCCACAATACTATATTTTGCGGTAGAAAAGCAAAAACTCAAGAGTCTGTCTCGTTCGCCGATTCATTGCCTTTTCAAGTGATTTTGCTATGATGCACAGTATGGAAGCATTTTTTGAAGAAAATATATGGGTACTGATTGTTCTTTCGCTTTGGGTGTTACCGTGGAAGGGATATGCGCTCTGGCTGTCGGCGCGTAATTCACACAAGGGATGGTTTATCGCCCTGCTCGTGATCAACACGCTCGCCATTCTTGATATCATTTACATATTCTTCGTCGGCAAAAAAGCCACCAAGAAGATGTCGGATGGTGACACGGGAATGAACGCTTAGTGAGGTAAGCAATCCTTTCGGATAAAAGGTTTCATGCCAAAGCAAAAGAACTTAAGGAAGTTTTTGTGCTTCCGCACTGTTTGTTTTCGTTGGTGTTTGTGTAAGAAAGAGCAACGACAATTTAAAATATATTGGAGGGATGGCTGAGTGGTTGAAGGCACCGGTCTTGAAAACCGGAGTGTGGGAAACTGCACCGTGAGTTCGAATCTCACTCCCTCCGTTACGATTTTTCAAAATATCCTGAACGGGTATTTTGGAAAAGCGTCATAGACGCGGGATGAGATTCGAAAGGCGGAGCTTGGGCAGTGCAGAGCATTGCAAACAAGCGAGCCCGGGTAGGAGCCACACAATATTTTTGAAGCGAAGCGAACAAAAATATTGATGTGAGCTGACACCGAATCTCACTCCCTCCGCTACGATTTATTTTGATACCGTTTCCACAGGTATCAAAAGGGAGCGTTTGTCTGTGGGATGAGATTCAAAAGGTGAGAAGAATCTCGCGCTGTCGGTTGAATGTGGTTAGTTGAGGTCGTAGCGCGACCCGTGGTGCTTAATCCGGTAACAAATGAAACAAAAACAGTCCCGATATCATCGGGACTGTTTTTGTTTCATTTGTATCAACTCTTATTTAATTTTCATTCTCAATATCTCACAAACGCTCTTCGGCTTTTTTTATTATACCATGTACTGCGGAAAAATCTTTTTCGTCTTGCGGATATATGTTCTTGGCTCGGATGCCGTGTAAAACCTGCCTTGCTGCCGGTAGGCAGGCGCTCCTCGCTTGTTGAAATAAAAAGCCGCCACATATTCGTGGCGGCTTTTAAAAAACATGAGCTACTGTAAACTTTTTTCTACTGTTCGCGTTGCCGCTAAGACGCGGGACAGAAAAACAAACTCTCCCGAGAGGTCGGCGTACACATTCTGAAATCCATCTTCCGCAAGCGACGAGAGCACATGGTACGCGCCTCTTCCCAGATTTGCAAAATAGTCATCAGGGACCCGAAGCCGCCGCGCGCGTTTGGGAAACAGTCCGGCATACAAGAGACACGTGTCTCCGACCTCCTTCAGCGCATTTTTTCTTTCTGCGCCCCGAAAATTCAACGCCTCCATTAATTCAATGGATAAAACACTCCCTGCCATTTCCCGCTTTCTTGTATAGCGCATGAGGAGAAACACCAGATAGCTTTCAATGTCTGGGGGAAGCTGGCAACCAACTCGGTACTCTGCATCGTTTACCAACACATACCACGGTGCAACCTCTTTTGAAGGGGTCAGAATAGCTCCCATATATTCCCTCCTTTTGCGTGCGAGCACATGAAGAACGTCTTGTTTCATAAAAGCACACAATAAAAAAAGCTGCAACAACGTGCTTTTAGCTTGCGGAGTAGTCGTTCTCTTTACTATACTGAATAGAAGATACGTAAAAAATTCAGAAGCATTCTTAAACCCCAAAACCAATTGCATGGAACAAGAAAAGATACGGTGGAGCGCCGCGGAATACGAACACAAAAAGCACAGCACCGACTGGTTTTGGGCGGTTGGCATTATCGCGCTCTCGCTTGCCGTAACCGCCATCATTTATAAAAACATTCTCTTTGCCGTTTTTATCGTACTTAGCGCTTTTACGCTCCTGTTGTATTCAGCGCGAAAGCCGCAGGTCCTCTATTTTGAGCTCAACCAAAAAGGGGTGCGGATCGGCGACGCGCTCTACCCCTACCATGCTCTGAAATCATTCTGGTTGCGCGAAAACAATAATGGCGTCAAACTTATTCTTGAATCTCAAAAAGTGCTCATGCCGCATATGTCCATTCCTCTTTCTCCTGAAGTAAATGTTGACGCGGTGCGCGCGTTCCTCTTGGTACACTTACCCTCGGAAGAACAGAAAGAAAGTGTTTCTGAAGCGCTCATGGACTACCTTGGTTTTTAGAGTTCCTAAGAACTCCAATATATGCTACATTCTAGGGGACAGCTCGTGCTGTCTTTTGTTCTTAAATCACTGCCCTCGTCGTTCAATGGATAGGACATAAGCTTGCGGAGTTTAAAATCGAGGTTCGATCCCTCGCGAGGGCATAAAACAAAGAAGCTGGTGCCTCCTGGTAAAAAATAAAAGCCGCCCGAAGGGCGGCTTAAGTTTTAACTATCAGCAAGAGATCAGTTCCAAAGATACGGCTCGAGATCCGGCGCACCGGGGCCATTTTTTAATCCGTATGGATCAACAACGATCCAACCATTATCTACCCTTCTGCGTACATAGTCTGGATGGTTGGGGTCATATTTGCGAACCGTAAAATGGAGATGGGGAGTAGCGGTGGTGCCAACATTTGACACCGTTCCGATCTGAGTCCACTTGGCAATATAGGTTCCATACTGAGCAGTTTGAAGCCAATAGGGAATGTTTGTCATGTGGGTGTAGTACGTCTGATACAGCCCTTCAGGAATGGAGTGCTGAATGCAGATTTGCCCGTATGTAGGAGTGTATCCGCAAAAGGTTCCAGCCTCCACGGTGTGCACGGTTGTCCCCGCATCTACCGCAAAGTCATAGCCGCGGTGGTTGTCGTAGTAGAGGTACGTCTTGTTTTCGATATACGGCACCCCGTCAAACTCCCAGTTGCCGCCGCCGTCTTTCTTAAAGCCAATCTGACCGCCTGAATAATTGTAACCATTCCAGTAATTGCCCGTCTCGTTCATGCGGCTTCGCATGTAGTACGAACGATTATCAAGGTCGGGTACGGCAGTGACGTTGTTCTCGCTATACGGGTAATGCCCCGCGAGCGGGAACCAGAACGTGCCCGCAAAAGCGCCGGGGGCAAACACGAACGAAAAAAGCACGGCGAGCGTGCAAGCAAACTTCTTCATCAGGATCTCCTTTGATGTATGTGAAAAAGAAAGAACAATCCTTGCTAAAATTAGCAAGGTGACAACAGTGTAGCATTCTTGTTTTTTTTTTACAAATCAGTATTATACAAAGCATGAAAAAGACATATCTATACGCTGCGATTGCTATGCTCACTTTAGTGATAATTGGAATGGGTTCTGTGTTGGTTGGCTATATGCGAGACGACATTGTTTGGGAAACATATACAAATATGGAGTCGGGGTATACTGTCGGCTATCCTGCCGAAAAGGGTGCTGTTTCTGAAAGAGGCGCAACATCGGCTGGCTATAGACTTATGCGGGAAGATGAGGCCGACCATAAAGTGTTCACTTATTTGACCGATGTCAATATTTCACGCCCAATTGGTGTTGTGCATTGTGCTTATACCGGTCATCTGTACGATGATCTTTTTAACGATATGTCCCTTAGGGATTATGCCGTCACTCTTTATAACCACAAACTGGAAGACAGTGCCTTCCCAATACGATCTGTACAGCCTGGAGCAAAGGATAAATTTGCCGGCCGCGAGGCCTATCCATTTATTCTTGCTGAGGACTCGGGTTTCCACTCTATTGACCGGGAGGTGACTCAATATATTGTTACTGAAAATACGGAAGGTCAAAAATGTACCATTTCTTACGGCACCTACGATTTAGGTGTTTATCTATACCCTGAGTTATTCGACATTAAACAGCAGTGGCTTAATTCATTCCAGTGGATTAGGTAACACATGCATTATCAACACAAAAAAATAGGCTGGTTAATTCGGCCTATTTTTTCCTTCAAGACCATATATTTTGTTTCGTTCCTCACCAAATATCTAGAGAAAGTTTTTTGAATCTGTGCGCACTCGCTTCTCAACCCGGGGACCTCTCAGTATCAGCTTGCCCAGGCCGAAGAATTGGGAGCGGAAAAATCAACGAACGACGGGCAGTCCTTTTTCTTTCCATTCCGTGATCCCTCCTTTGAGGTTGGAGACGTTCTCAAATCCGCGTTTTTTCATAATATCAAGCGCCGCTCCCGCACGTCCGCCGCTCTGGCAGTAGACAATGCACTTCTTGTCTTTTGGAAGCGCGTCTATCTCTTCAAGAAAAGAGGTTTGACGTATATCGGTATTGATACTGTCTTCAATGTGGCCGTCCGCGTATTCCTCTTTCGTGCGCACATCAAGCACAAGCGTACTTTTGCTCCGGATCTCTTCATGGGCTTCTTTTGTGTCAATGGAGTCTTTGGAAAAAAACATACGTATCTATTAACAAAAAATCCTCCTGGGAGGATCTTTTTTTAGAACCCGTCTCAAAATAAATGGCGTAGCGAGAGCATTTTTTCTCGTGCGAGGCGCAGTTGCGGAAAACGAGCCGTATCGAGATACGGCGAGTTTGAGCGGCAAGTCGTAGCCGAGAAAAAACGATCGCAGTAGCCAAGCGTTATTGCATCTTTATTCATAGCGGTTTATTTTGAGACGGGTTCTAGCTTACTTTCTTGATCATCGCGGACAGGCGTGACTTTTTGCGGGCGGCGGTGTTCTTCTTTATCACTCCGCGCTTTGCGGCCTTATNNNNNNNNNNNNNNNNNNNNNNNNNNNNNNNNNNNNNNNNNNNNNNNNNNNNNNNNNNNNNNNNNNNNNNNNNNNNNNNNNNNNNNNNNNNNNNNNNNNNGACTTTTTGCGGGCGGCGGTGTTCTTCTTTATCACTCCGCGCTTTGCGGCCTTATCAATCGCCTTATACGCTTCCGAGAGGGACTTCTGTGCTTCAGCGCCCTTTTTGTTGCTCGTGAGGACCTTGATTTCTTTAACAGCCTCTTTCATGTCTTTTCTCCTCTTGTCGTTAACGACTTTCTTTCGGAGGGACGCGCGAAGCGCTTTTTTTGCTGATCTGATGATTGGCATAATGGAGAATAATACAGCATTTGTTTTAAAAAGCAAGACTCCGCCTCGGTTCTACGTCAATCCCTTGCGCCAGCAGATGGCTTTTGGTAAATGGACACCATACAGCAATAGGGAATAATCTGCTATGATAGAAACAACATGATCACCCAACTCTCGGGAAACATCACCTTTGCGGGAAACAACTATGTCGTGCTTGATGTTGCCGGTGTCGGCTATAAAGTGCGTGTGTCTTTGGACACTTTGCTCGCGCTCACAAAGAAACGCCAACACGCGGTCTCCCTGTGGACACATCTGGCGGTCCGGGAAACTTCTTTGGATCTGTACGGGTTTCTTGAACAGCCGGAACTTGAATTCTTTGAGATGCTCATTACCATTTCCGGTATCGGGCCAAAGTCGGCACTGGGGATACTTTCTGTCGCACCAATTGACACCATAAAGCACGCAATAGCTTCGGGCGACACGTCTTATCTGACGAAAGTGTCCGGTATCGGAAAGAAAAACGCCGAAAAGATCGTCGTGGAGCTCCGCGACAGGCTGGGAGGAGCATACTCTTCCGCCGGGACAATGCTTAAGGAAGATGCTGATGTCATTGCCGCATTGCAGTCCATCGGATACTCTCTGAAAGAAGCGCGCGATGCGCTGAAAGGAGTGAGTAAAGATACCACAGGAACCAATGAAAAGATCAGGGAAGCGCTCAAGCAACTGGGCGGGAGCGTAAAATAGATATGGAGTCACTCTTATACACAATAAAAAAATTTATTCCGCGGAACCTCTTCAGGGCGCTCCAGCCGGCGTATCACTATGCGTTTGCGCTCCTTGGCGCGATTCTTTACCGCTTCCCTTCACGAAAACTTATTGTAATCGCTGTTACCGGCACCAAGGGAAAGACGAGCACTATTGAGCTCATCAATGCCATACTGGAAGAAGCGGGCTACACCACCGCGCTTTCCTCCACACTGCGCTTCAAGATAGGCAGTGAATCAGAGAACAATACCTACAAGATGACCTTGCCGGGACG containing:
- the ruvA gene encoding Holliday junction branch migration protein RuvA, giving the protein MITQLSGNITFAGNNYVVLDVAGVGYKVRVSLDTLLALTKKRQHAVSLWTHLAVRETSLDLYGFLEQPELEFFEMLITISGIGPKSALGILSVAPIDTIKHAIASGDTSYLTKVSGIGKKNAEKIVVELRDRLGGAYSSAGTMLKEDADVIAALQSIGYSLKEARDALKGVSKDTTGTNEKIREALKQLGGSVK
- the rpsT gene encoding 30S ribosomal protein S20, with protein sequence MPIIRSAKKALRASLRKKVVNDKRRKDMKEAVKEIKVLTSNKKGAEAQKSLSEAYKAIDKAAKRGVIKKNTAARKKS
- a CDS encoding DUF5652 family protein gives rise to the protein MEAFFEENIWVLIVLSLWVLPWKGYALWLSARNSHKGWFIALLVINTLAILDIIYIFFVGKKATKKMSDGDTGMNA
- a CDS encoding M23 family metallopeptidase, producing MKKFACTLAVLFSFVFAPGAFAGTFWFPLAGHYPYSENNVTAVPDLDNRSYYMRSRMNETGNYWNGYNYSGGQIGFKKDGGGNWEFDGVPYIENKTYLYYDNHRGYDFAVDAGTTVHTVEAGTFCGYTPTYGQICIQHSIPEGLYQTYYTHMTNIPYWLQTAQYGTYIAKWTQIGTVSNVGTTATPHLHFTVRKYDPNHPDYVRRRVDNGWIVVDPYGLKNGPGAPDLEPYLWN
- the ruvX gene encoding Holliday junction resolvase RuvX gives rise to the protein MSLNKKFMGIDYGTKRVGIALSDDGGSMAFPRTVLSNDKHLLSKVEALCSTEGVAEIVMGESLNYAQKPNPLMEHITPFKKELESATHLPVHFEREFMTSAEAKHMQGDVGSLDASAAAIILQSYLDKQHHG
- a CDS encoding pyridoxal phosphate-dependent aminotransferase, whose translation is MRNNIVHIGAGELTYEIREIVEAGRELEKKGIPMRWENIGDPVAKGVTIPEWIKNIVSDIITNDDSSYGYSPTKGLLEARQFISDLRKRQSGVMLDPEDILFFNGLGDAISIIYTYLNRGSRVIGPNPAYPTHSSAEGAHAGSRHITYRLNPYRNWLPDMEDIRNKVKYNPSVAGILIINPDNPTGMVYPKRILEEIVNIAREFDLFLISDEIYANIYYGTDRMVPLYELIGNDVPAIVMRGLSKEVPWPGARCGWIEVYNKKADPIFARYIKSLVDAKTLEVCSTTLPQKALPKILSDPRYQPYLKERALQYRKKADMAYRIFKEVEGVIALRPEGAFYMSVVFEDGVLNKKQSLHIANQDAKEYTERVIPAVSLDKQFAYYLMAGAGICVVPLSGFNSDLYGFRITLLEANAEVFEENLRIIAQKIKEYLKS
- a CDS encoding rhodanese-like domain-containing protein gives rise to the protein MFFSKDSIDTKEAHEEIRSKSTLVLDVRTKEEYADGHIEDSINTDIRQTSFLEEIDALPKDKKCIVYCQSGGRAGAALDIMKKRGFENVSNLKGGITEWKEKGLPVVR